Proteins encoded by one window of Synechococcus sp. MVIR-18-1:
- a CDS encoding site-specific integrase: MKLTEAIEFTTQVRRAWKPTAKGYKTAMINSKHCVDVLGDVDVEKIDAMSFINIQECLTAEGKTPATVNRITSALSTVLTVMKQFNHITHKPGFSNLKEPRGKDVFYTDEEVEQMLLASDVVGGEIKDIILFASKTGARRGEIEDLQWSDVNLSKGELTFIDTKTGEDRILPLVGSLRDLVERLHSERTGESVFDYNGAKILYELRKVQRIARVSEEKCFHTLRHTATSNLWKKGANLVQIMDTLGHRQSATTLRYSHAGLEGKAEALALL, encoded by the coding sequence ATGAAACTAACCGAAGCGATTGAGTTCACTACGCAAGTCAGACGCGCTTGGAAACCAACTGCTAAGGGTTACAAGACAGCGATGATTAACAGCAAGCATTGCGTTGATGTGTTGGGTGATGTGGACGTTGAGAAGATTGATGCGATGTCATTCATCAACATTCAGGAGTGTCTTACTGCGGAGGGAAAGACTCCCGCAACAGTGAACCGAATCACCTCAGCGTTGTCTACTGTCTTGACGGTGATGAAACAGTTCAATCACATCACTCACAAACCTGGGTTCAGCAACCTCAAGGAACCTAGGGGTAAGGATGTCTTCTACACAGATGAAGAGGTTGAGCAGATGTTGCTTGCTTCTGATGTAGTAGGAGGAGAAATCAAAGACATCATCCTCTTTGCATCAAAGACTGGTGCGAGACGTGGTGAAATTGAAGACCTCCAATGGAGTGATGTAAACCTCTCTAAGGGAGAGTTAACCTTCATCGACACAAAGACAGGTGAAGACAGAATCCTTCCCCTTGTAGGGTCACTGAGAGACCTTGTAGAACGTTTACACAGTGAACGAACAGGTGAGTCAGTCTTTGACTACAACGGAGCAAAGATTCTCTACGAACTAAGGAAGGTTCAGAGGATTGCAAGGGTAAGTGAGGAGAAATGTTTCCACACCCTTAGACACACAGCGACATCTAATCTCTGGAAGAAAGGTGCGAACCTTGTTCAAATCATGGACACTCTCGGACATCGTCAGAGTGCAACAACCTTGCGTTACTCGCACGCAGGACTTGAAGGTAAAGCAGAAGCATTAGCACTTCTGTAA
- a CDS encoding tyrosine-type recombinase/integrase, translating into MPKLHQKVSVLEGNGEVLSYQERPDVFYYRELVEGERRYRSMKIEGVDTLEDAKKKSIDCYTKFRTPVAKIFASVKKRKRTTGIGRAISDYLLESQKRADLDEIKQKTVYKRKLLLNNHVAPYLESKGLQKTQEIKEDTFNDYQHYRKGAKRLTVKVELKEVSCFLNYLKQQRLIASDVAGLKLVPTIKIKKDELLANPAIGPDDWNKIWHYVKDIYLKDAENYPSHRIHYWRKQFYTFIMVAKNSGLRPIELHKLQWKNIELIDLGPRSSSSTDTRPHIVAEISARDTKTGVPRQVPANCGTQLQEWRIYQRSYNEKWFKSTDYNEDAHVFGNFYNHCRPYSHSGFNRTWKQCVDKLNLKGHWASDEPYTIYSMRSTFVEDHLMRGTPIAELAMMSGHSPQVLLQHYARLDVRRKTRELTELPIGQKREGRKVIDLGFE; encoded by the coding sequence TTGCCCAAACTCCATCAGAAGGTCTCTGTCCTTGAAGGGAACGGAGAAGTCCTTTCCTACCAGGAACGACCTGATGTCTTCTACTACCGAGAACTGGTAGAGGGTGAACGACGTTACAGGTCAATGAAAATTGAAGGGGTAGACACCCTTGAAGATGCGAAGAAGAAATCAATTGACTGTTACACCAAGTTCAGAACACCCGTTGCAAAAATCTTTGCATCAGTAAAGAAGCGAAAAAGAACAACAGGAATCGGACGAGCAATCTCTGATTACTTACTGGAATCACAGAAACGTGCTGACCTAGATGAAATCAAACAGAAGACAGTCTACAAACGTAAACTACTGTTGAACAATCACGTTGCTCCTTACTTAGAAAGCAAAGGACTACAAAAGACACAAGAAATTAAAGAAGACACATTTAATGATTACCAACACTACAGGAAAGGTGCAAAGCGTCTCACTGTAAAAGTTGAACTCAAAGAAGTCTCTTGCTTTCTTAATTACCTAAAGCAACAACGTCTCATTGCATCTGATGTTGCAGGACTGAAGTTAGTTCCTACAATTAAAATCAAGAAAGACGAACTACTTGCTAACCCAGCAATCGGTCCTGATGATTGGAACAAAATCTGGCACTACGTTAAAGACATCTACCTAAAAGATGCAGAGAACTACCCAAGTCACAGGATTCATTACTGGAGAAAACAGTTCTACACCTTCATCATGGTTGCTAAGAACTCAGGGTTAAGACCAATTGAGTTACACAAACTACAATGGAAGAACATCGAACTGATTGACCTAGGTCCAAGGTCTTCATCTTCAACAGACACAAGACCTCACATCGTTGCAGAGATTTCAGCAAGAGACACCAAGACTGGAGTCCCTAGACAAGTCCCTGCTAATTGTGGAACACAGTTACAGGAATGGAGAATTTACCAACGTTCCTACAATGAGAAGTGGTTTAAATCCACTGATTACAATGAAGACGCACATGTCTTCGGTAACTTCTACAACCATTGCAGACCCTACAGTCATTCAGGGTTCAACAGAACTTGGAAGCAATGTGTAGACAAGTTGAACCTTAAAGGTCATTGGGCAAGTGATGAACCTTACACGATTTACTCCATGCGTTCTACATTTGTAGAAGACCACCTAATGCGAGGGACACCAATCGCAGAGTTAGCGATGATGTCTGGTCATTCACCTCAAGTCCTGTTACAGCATTACGCAAGGTTAGATGTAAGAAGAAAGACAAGAGAATTAACTGAATTGCCAATTGGACAGAAGAGAGAAGGTAGAAAAGTAATTGATTTAGGTTTTGAATGA
- the prmC gene encoding peptide chain release factor N(5)-glutamine methyltransferase, with the protein MGVIRCKGTDLLVWRRELIRRGGRAVDLDWLLSMAADCSWGDLQKLRICPDVEIELSAPLHDLTDLWTRHCDQHIPLQHLVGLCPWRDFELEVSSDALIPRQETELLIDFALQCLPEDACHLEGIWADLGTGSGALAVALARVLPHWQGHAVDSSASALALAERNLMALAGNSGWQLHRGSWWEPLKPWWGQFGLVLSNPPYIPTAVMDELEPVVKDHEPHLALCGGGDGLDCCRQIIRDARKALAPGGWILLEHHHDQSAMVLELLTDAGLERPEARYDLQGIPRFALAQRACQSITSDLSMEER; encoded by the coding sequence ATGGGCGTGATTCGCTGCAAGGGAACAGATCTACTGGTGTGGAGGCGTGAGCTGATCCGTCGGGGTGGACGCGCTGTGGATTTGGATTGGCTGCTTTCGATGGCCGCAGATTGCTCTTGGGGTGATCTTCAAAAACTACGAATTTGCCCAGATGTTGAGATCGAACTGAGTGCCCCGTTGCACGACCTCACGGATCTTTGGACTCGGCATTGCGATCAGCACATTCCTCTTCAGCACTTGGTTGGCCTTTGTCCATGGCGAGATTTTGAGCTGGAGGTGTCGTCCGACGCCTTGATCCCCCGTCAAGAAACTGAGCTGCTCATCGACTTCGCTTTGCAGTGTTTGCCAGAGGATGCATGCCATCTGGAAGGGATCTGGGCCGACTTGGGAACGGGCTCTGGAGCTTTGGCGGTGGCTCTTGCCCGTGTTCTCCCTCACTGGCAGGGGCATGCCGTGGACTCCAGTGCCAGTGCGCTTGCTCTTGCTGAACGCAATCTGATGGCCCTCGCTGGCAACAGTGGTTGGCAACTCCATCGCGGCAGTTGGTGGGAACCGCTCAAACCATGGTGGGGACAGTTTGGCCTTGTGCTGAGTAACCCGCCCTACATCCCAACGGCTGTGATGGATGAACTCGAGCCCGTCGTTAAAGACCATGAGCCCCATCTGGCTCTGTGTGGCGGTGGTGATGGACTCGACTGCTGTAGGCAGATCATTCGGGATGCCCGCAAAGCATTAGCGCCAGGCGGCTGGATTCTCTTGGAACACCACCACGACCAGAGTGCGATGGTGCTGGAGTTGCTCACTGATGCAGGTCTTGAACGGCCAGAAGCCCGTTATGACCTTCAGGGCATTCCCCGCTTTGCTCTTGCTCAGCGAGCTTGCCAATCCATAACTTCCGATCTGTCGATGGAGGAACGATGA
- the minE gene encoding cell division topological specificity factor MinE: protein MTLRDLVDKLLGRQPASASTARDRLQLVLAHDRSDLSPELLDQMRREIFEVVAKYVDIDLEEGDVSLETEDRVTALVANLPFRRPVASTNPKSD from the coding sequence ATGACTCTCCGTGACCTCGTCGACAAATTGCTGGGGCGGCAACCAGCAAGCGCCAGTACTGCTAGAGACAGGCTTCAACTCGTTCTGGCGCACGACCGCAGTGACCTGAGCCCTGAGCTTCTCGACCAAATGCGTCGTGAAATTTTTGAAGTAGTGGCTAAGTACGTTGACATTGATCTGGAGGAAGGCGATGTGAGCCTGGAAACCGAAGATCGTGTAACGGCCCTTGTTGCCAACTTGCCGTTTCGTCGACCGGTTGCATCAACCAATCCCAAATCTGATTAA
- a CDS encoding L-threonylcarbamoyladenylate synthase encodes MTINPLNLLDRDGINAHLRAGGAALLPTDTLPALVAAPEQAAQIWRLKKRPQDKPLILMGADVEGLLCHVSPAARADASFLAQRHWPGALTLVLPAFGPVAEVLNPGVATLGLRIPACKAMLDLLRCSGPLATTSANVSGEPSSRTEIEAARAFPDLPLLSPIPWTAPSCQASSVIAWRGPQGWHWLRRGAVMPAGVVSLPECSG; translated from the coding sequence ATGACGATCAACCCTCTCAATCTGTTGGATCGCGACGGTATCAATGCGCATTTGCGTGCTGGGGGCGCCGCCCTACTCCCAACAGACACCCTTCCAGCACTGGTTGCGGCGCCAGAGCAGGCGGCTCAAATTTGGCGCTTAAAAAAACGGCCCCAAGACAAGCCGTTAATTCTGATGGGTGCTGATGTTGAAGGGTTGTTGTGTCATGTCTCCCCAGCTGCTCGAGCTGATGCCAGTTTCCTTGCCCAACGGCACTGGCCAGGGGCCCTCACCCTGGTGCTACCAGCTTTTGGTCCCGTTGCAGAAGTCCTCAATCCTGGAGTGGCAACCCTTGGTTTGCGCATCCCAGCTTGCAAGGCCATGTTGGATCTACTGCGTTGCAGCGGTCCGCTTGCCACGACCAGTGCCAATGTGTCGGGAGAGCCCTCGAGTCGAACTGAAATAGAGGCGGCTCGAGCCTTTCCAGATTTGCCATTGCTTTCACCGATCCCTTGGACTGCCCCGTCCTGTCAAGCGAGTTCAGTGATTGCTTGGCGAGGACCTCAAGGCTGGCATTGGCTTCGCAGAGGCGCTGTGATGCCAGCAGGAGTAGTGAGCCTTCCTGAATGCTCTGGTTGA
- a CDS encoding response regulator transcription factor encodes MVLEAVPEPMAEQAFTPAEITVVQLLLEGLSNRAIASRLVVSIRTVESHISNALDKSGCRSRLELSMWWLRTHSESTRTCSGKLPSMPA; translated from the coding sequence ATGGTTCTGGAAGCAGTTCCAGAACCCATGGCTGAGCAAGCCTTCACCCCCGCAGAAATCACCGTGGTCCAACTCCTCCTGGAGGGGCTTAGCAATCGAGCTATTGCTTCCAGGCTGGTGGTGAGCATCCGCACGGTTGAAAGTCACATCAGCAACGCACTCGATAAAAGTGGTTGCCGGTCGCGACTTGAACTTTCAATGTGGTGGCTCCGCACCCATTCGGAGTCCACGAGAACGTGCAGCGGTAAACTCCCTTCAATGCCGGCTTAG